Within the Bradyrhizobium cosmicum genome, the region GCGTGGACGGATTCTTCTGCAGCGAGGGCAGCACCTCGAGCACAACATAGTAGGTGGATAGCTGCGTCGAATAGGTCGCGATTTCCCGCTGGCCGAACGCGTCGTAAAGCGTCGCGTCGATGACGTCGGGGGTGATGCCGAAACGCGCCGCCTGATTGCGGTCAATCGACAGCGTCAGCGTGGTGCCTGATGTTTGCTGGTCGGATGCGACGTCGCGCAGCTCGGGCATCGCCTTCATCTTGTCGAGCAGTTTGGGCGCCCAGGTGTTGAGCTGGTCGATGTCGGTCGACTGCAAGGTGAACTGGAACTGCGTCCGGGAGGCACGGCCGCCGACGCGCACGTCCTGCGCCGATTGGAGGTAGAGTCGCGCGCCCTGAACCTTCGCCGTCTGCACCTGCAAGCGGCGGATGACCTGGTCGGCCGAGGCAGTGCGGTCATCGCGCGGCTTCAACGTGATGTACATCGTGCCGTCGTTGAGCGTATTGCCGCTGCCGCCCATGCGCATGGCGACATGATCGATCGCCGGATCTTGACGGACGATCTCGCCGATCGCCTGCATGTGCCTCGCCATATCCGCGATCGACACGTCCTGCGAGGTCTCGACGATGCCGGTGATCAACCCGGTATCCTGCTGCGGGAAGAAGCCCTTGGGGATGATCACGAACAGATAGACCGTCAGCGCGATCGTGGCGAAGAACACCATCAAGGTGGCGAAGCGGAAGCGCAGCACGAGGTCGAGGCCGCGGGCATAGCCGTTCACGAGGCCCTGGAACATCCGCTCGCTGAGCATGTAGAGCCGGCCATGATGCTCCTCATCGTGCGATTTGAGGAAGCGCGAGGCCATCATCGGCGTCAACGTCAGCGACACGAAGGCGGAGACGACGATCGTCATCGCCAGCGTCACCGCGAATTCGCGGAACAGGCGGCCGATGATGCCGCTCATCAGCAAGAGCGGGATCAGCACCGCGATCAGCGAGACTGAGATCGAGATGATCGTGAAGCCAATTTCACCGGCGCCCTTGATCGCGGCGGCCATCGGTGTCTCGCCTTCCTCGATATAGCGGGTGATGTTCTCCAGCATCACGATGGCATCGTCGACGACGAAGCCGACCGCAATGGTGAGGGCCATCAGCGACAGATTGTCCAGGCTGTAGCCGGCCATCCACATCAGCGCGCAGGCGCCGAGCAAGGCGAGCGGTACCGTGATCGACGGGATGATGGTGGCCCAGACGCTGCGCAGGAAGACGAAGATCACCATCACGACGAGGCCGATGGTCAGCAGCAGCGTGAACTGCACGTCCTTCACCGCCGCACGGATCGTCTGCGTGCGGTCCGACAACACGGAGATCTTGATGGCCGGCGAAATGCCCGCCTGCAGATGCGGCAGCTGCTTCATGACGCTGTCGACGGTGTTGATGACGTTGGCACCGGGCTGCTTGAAGATGACCAGGAACACGCCGGGCTTGCCGTCGACCCAGCCGTACTGGGTGTTGTCCAGCGGCGCGCTCACGGCATGGCCGATGTCGCCGACACGGATCGGGCTGCCGTTGCGATAAGCGATGACGATGTCGTTCCAGGCGTCCGCCTTGGTGAACTGGTCGTTGGCATAGACGGTGTAGGTGCGGGTGTCGCCGTTGAGAGTGCCCTTGGGATTATTGACCGTGATCACCGAGAGCGGCGTGCGCACGTCCTCCAGCGACAGCCCCTTGGCAACCAGCTTGGCGGGATCGATCTGGACACGGATCGAGGGCGCCTGCTGGCCGCCGACGCTGACC harbors:
- a CDS encoding efflux RND transporter permease subunit → MAGGISAPFIRLPIATSLLMVGIVFIGIIAYPQLPVAPLPEVDFPTIQVSASLPGADPETMASSVAQPLESQFALIPGVSEMTSQSQTSSTQIVLQFDLSRSIDGAGSDVLAAINAASGQLPKTMPTPPTYRKVNPADSPILTLGATSTTLPMTQVSDETYTKLAQAISHISGVGQVSVGGQQAPSIRVQIDPAKLVAKGLSLEDVRTPLSVITVNNPKGTLNGDTRTYTVYANDQFTKADAWNDIVIAYRNGSPIRVGDIGHAVSAPLDNTQYGWVDGKPGVFLVIFKQPGANVINTVDSVMKQLPHLQAGISPAIKISVLSDRTQTIRAAVKDVQFTLLLTIGLVVMVIFVFLRSVWATIIPSITVPLALLGACALMWMAGYSLDNLSLMALTIAVGFVVDDAIVMLENITRYIEEGETPMAAAIKGAGEIGFTIISISVSLIAVLIPLLLMSGIIGRLFREFAVTLAMTIVVSAFVSLTLTPMMASRFLKSHDEEHHGRLYMLSERMFQGLVNGYARGLDLVLRFRFATLMVFFATIALTVYLFVIIPKGFFPQQDTGLITGIVETSQDVSIADMARHMQAIGEIVRQDPAIDHVAMRMGGSGNTLNDGTMYITLKPRDDRTASADQVIRRLQVQTAKVQGARLYLQSAQDVRVGGRASRTQFQFTLQSTDIDQLNTWAPKLLDKMKAMPELRDVASDQQTSGTTLTLSIDRNQAARFGITPDVIDATLYDAFGQREIATYSTQLSTYYVVLEVLPSLQKNPSTLQQIYLHSPTTGGEVPLSAFTKWTTAPVRPLAINHQGQFPAVTISFNLAPNVALGQATQAIDAMERQMNVPATITSTFAGTAQAFQQSLSSVPLLIVAALIVVYLILGVLYESYIHPLTILSTLPSAGVGALATLLLFHIEFSLIGLIGLVLLIGIVKKNGIMLVDFAIVAERDQGLAPVEAIRRACLLRFRPILMTTMAAVLGGVPLMLGHGTGSELRQPLGYAMVGGLLVSQVLTLFTTPVVYLYLDRVSQWFGPKRHDAGDLEIVDETGRAKSKVLAAE